A genome region from Coffea arabica cultivar ET-39 chromosome 7e, Coffea Arabica ET-39 HiFi, whole genome shotgun sequence includes the following:
- the LOC113702019 gene encoding ammonium transporter 2 member 3-like: MALEKVTALPSGLKPGPPYPDWLNRADNAWELTAAAMVGLQSVPGLVILYGSMVKKKWAVNSAFMALYAFASVLICWVLWGHRMSFGTDMTAILAKPNEAMSQKYLLGQYKEYFLPNADYVLYQFAFAAITVILLAGSLLGRMNFYAWMLFVPLWLTLSYTVGVHTIWGSGFLETRGIIDFSGGYVIHLSSGVAGFTAAYWVGPRLSHDRQHFPPNNKIHMLGGAGFLWMGWSGFNGGSPISAGLITSLALLNTHLCTATSVLVWLSMDLIYYKKSSVIGAVQGMITGLVCITPAAGIVDTWAAMLMGVMSGSIPWYTMMILHKKLAFFQKVDDTLGVFHTHAVAGILGGLLSGIFAKPNLLRDFYGSGTISYGPGFLYGLIEGKKLEGFYQLLYQLAGAAFITVWNAVVTSLICILVSRVVALRMDEEDLEVGDDAVHGEEAYALWGDGERHPPPLRFNMTPRIPSFCRRH; the protein is encoded by the exons ATGGCTCTAGAGAAGGTTACAGCACTACCTTCTGGGCTCAAACCAGGCCCGCCTTACCCAGACTGGCTAAACAGGGCAGACAATGCATGGGAGCTAACTGCAGCAGCCATGGTGGGACTCCAAAGTGTTCCGGGGCTTGTGATTTTGTATGGCAGTATGGTGAAGAAAAAATGGGCTGTGAATTCTGCTTTCATGGCTCTTTACGCCTTTGCTTCTGTCTTGATTTGTTGGGTGCTTTGGGGCCATCGCATGTCTTTTGGGACCGATATGACTGCCATATTAGCCAAGCCAAATGAGGCCATGTCCCAAAAGTATCTGCTCGGCCAATACAAAGAATATTTCCTGCCTAATGCTGACTATGTTTTGTACCAATTTGCTTTTGCTGCAATTACTGTTATATTGCTGGCAGGTTCATTGCTTGGCAGGATGAATTTCTATGCCTGGATGTTGTTTGTCCCGCTATGGTTAACGTTGTCTTATACAGTTGGGGTTCATACAATCTGGGGCTCTGGATTTCTTGAAACTCGCGGCATTATTGACTTCTCTGGTGGTTATGTTATTCATCTTTCTTCTGGTGTTGCTGGCTTTACTGCAGCTTATTGG GTAGGACCGAGGCTTTCACACGATAGGCAACATTTTCCACCAAACAACAAAATTCACATGCTGGGAGGTGCAGGGTTCTTGTGGATGGGATGGAGTGGTTTCAATGGTGGATCACCGATATCAGCTGGTCTTATTACATCACTTGCTTTGCTAAATACCCATCTCTGCACTGCTACCAGTGTCTTGGTATGGCTTTCAATGGACCTGATTTACTATAAGAAGAGCTCGGTCATTGGGGCTGTTCAGGGAATGATCACTGGACTTGTATGCATCACCCCTGCAGCAG GAATTGTGGACACATGGGCAGCAATGCTAATGGGGGTCATGTCTGGCTCAATACCATGGTACACTATGATGATTTTGCACAAGAAATTAGCATTTTTCCAGAAGGTTGATGATACTTTAGGCGTTTTTCACACTCATGCCGTGGCTGGTATCCTTGGAGGACTTCTTTCAGGCATCTTTGCAAAGCCGAATCTACTAAGGGACTTCTACGGCTCTGGTACAATCAGTTATGGTCCAGGATTTTTGTACGGTTTAATTGAGGGGAAGAAGCTAGAAGGTTTTTATCAATTGCTCTATCAGCTTGCAGGGGCAGCTTTCATAACTGTCTGGAATGCAGTAGTTACTAGTTTGATCTGCATTTTAGTTAGTCGGGTTGTAGCTCTCAGAATGGATGAAGAGGACCTCGAGGTAGGAGATGATGCAGTACACGGAGAAGAAGCATATGCTTTGTGGGGAGATGGAGAGAGGCATCCTCCCCCCCTGAGGTTCAACATGACCCCAAGAATCCCTTCATTTTGTCGAAGGCACTAA